The Desulfuromonas sp. genomic sequence CCCCCGAGGAGGCCCGGAAGGCCGAGGGCCGAGGGTTCGTTTCGATCTGCGACCGGGCCGAGGCCATTGAATTCGCCGTCTCCCTGCTTGGCCCCGGCGACCTGCTGCTGGTGGCGGGCAAGGGGCACGAGGATTATCAGATCGTGGGGCGGCAGCGGCTTCATTTCGACGATCGCGAAGAGTTGCGCCGGGCCCTGGCCCGGCTGGAGACTTCGGCATGAACCTGGACCTTCAGCGCATCGCCCGGCTGACCCGAGGACGGATTTCTCCCGCCGATGCCTCGGGGCCGGTGGCGGGCATTTCCACCGACAGCCGCACCCTGCGGCCCGGGGAGCTGTTTATCCCCCTGCGGGGTCCCAACTTCGACGGCCACGATTTCCTGGTCAGGGCGCTGCGCAACGGCGCGGCCGCCTGCCTCAGCGAAGATGTGATCGCCGGCCTCCCGGTTCCGGTGATCCAGGTGGACGACACCCTGGCCGCCCTCGGGGATTTGGCCGGCGGCTTGCGCGGTGACTTCTCCGGCCCCGTGGTGGGGGTGACCGGCTCGGCCGGCAAGACCACGACCAAGGAGATGCTCGCGGAGATCCTGTCTCTGACCGGCCCCGGCCTGAAGACCGAGGGCAATTTCAACAACCTGATCGGGCTTCCCCTGACCCTGCTGCGCCTGGAGCCGGAGCACCGCTGGGCGGTCCTGGAGATGGGCATGAGCGTCCGTGGTGAGATCGCCCGCCTGGCGGAGATCGCCACGCCCGCTGTGGGGGTGGTCACCAACGTGGGGCCGGTGCACCTGGAGTCCCTGCACAGCCTGGACGGGGTGGCTCGGGCCAAGGGAGAGCTTTTCGCGGCCCTGCAGCCGGGGGGCACCGCGGTCATCAACGCTGACGACGATCGGGTCCGCCAGCTTCCGGTGGCCAACGGGGTGCGCCGCCTGCTGTTCGGGCAGACGAGCGAAGCCGAAGTGCGGGCCGAGGATGTTGTCGCCTCTTCGGGCAAAATCTCCTTCCGGCTGGTTCTGCCCGGGGGAGAGTGGCCCGTCGCGATCTCCGGTGCCGGGCGTTTCAATGTCCAAAACGCCCTGGCCGCAGCGGCCGCCGCCGTTGCCCTTGAGATCGACGGAGCGACCATCGCGAAGGGCCTGGAGAGGTTCCAGACCCTTCGCGGAAGGATGGAGCTGATCCGGCTGGACGGCGATGTGCTCCTTCTGGAAGATAGCTACAACGCAAATCCCCTGGCCGTGGAAGCGGCCCTGACGACCCTCCAGGAGCTGGGAGGCGAAGGGCGGCGCATCGCGGTGCTGGGGGACATGCTTGAACTGGGCGAGGATGCTCCTTCCCTGCATCGCGAGGTGGGCCGGGCCGCGGCCCGCCTGGTCGATCGCCTGGTGCTGCTCGGGCCTCTCGGGGCTGAAGTCGGCGCCGGTGCGCGAGAGGCCGGGATGCCCGGCGACAGGGTTCGTGTGACTGCCTCCCACGGGGAGGCGGCCGTTTACCTGCAAGGGCTCCTTCGGCCCGGCGACCGGATCTTGGTCAAGGGGTCCCGTGGCATGCAGATGGAAAAGATTTCGACGGCCCTGCAAGAGGCCGTGGCTGCCCGCGCTATGGGCCATTCATAGGAATCGGTGGATGCTTTATCACTTTTTATATCCCCTGCATACAGAGTTTTCGGTCCTGTACGTCTTCAGGTTCATCACCTTCCGGGCCATCTACGCCACGATCACGGCCCTGCTGATCTCCTTCATCCTGGGGCCGTGGCTCATCGACAAACTCTCCAGGCTGCAGATCGGGCAGAGCATCCGCAAGGTCGGCCCCGAGTCTCATTTCAAGAAGGAGGGGACGCCGACCATGGGCGGCACCCTGATTCTTTTCGCCATTGTCCTGCCGACCCTGCTCTGGGCCGACCTCGGCAATACCTATGTCTGGGTGACACTGCTGGTGACCGTCGGTTTCGGAGCCGTCGGCTTCGTGGATGATTTCCGCAAGGTCAAAAGCAAGAGCAGCGACGGGCTCTCGGCCCGGCAGAAGATGTTCTGGCTCCTTCTCATCTCCCTGGCGGCGGGCTTGTCCCTTTATGTCTTTCCCTCTTTCCAGACGACTCTGGCAGTCCCTTTTTTCAAAGGGGTGCGGCCCGACCTCGGGATCTTCTATATCCCCTTCGCCATGCTGGTCATCGTCGGGGCGGGTAACGCGGTGAACCTGACCGACGGTCTGGATGGCCTGGCCATCGGTCCGATGATCATCGCCACCGGGACCTACCTCCTCTTCGCTTACCTGGCGGGCAATGCCCGCCTTTCCGAGTACCTGCAGATCAGCAGCGTCCAGGGGGCCGGCGAGCTGGCGGTGCTGTGCGGGGCGATGGTCGGGGCGGGGCTCGGTTTTCTGTGGTTCAACACCTACCCGGCCCAGGTCTTCATGGGGGATGTGGGCAGCCTCTCTCTGGGCGGGGCACTCGGGACCATTGCGGTGATCACCAAGCAGGAGATCGTTCTGGTCATCGTCGGCGGAATCTTCGTCGTCGAGGCCCTGTCCGTGATCTTCCAGGT encodes the following:
- the murF gene encoding UDP-N-acetylmuramoyl-tripeptide--D-alanyl-D-alanine ligase, with product MNLDLQRIARLTRGRISPADASGPVAGISTDSRTLRPGELFIPLRGPNFDGHDFLVRALRNGAAACLSEDVIAGLPVPVIQVDDTLAALGDLAGGLRGDFSGPVVGVTGSAGKTTTKEMLAEILSLTGPGLKTEGNFNNLIGLPLTLLRLEPEHRWAVLEMGMSVRGEIARLAEIATPAVGVVTNVGPVHLESLHSLDGVARAKGELFAALQPGGTAVINADDDRVRQLPVANGVRRLLFGQTSEAEVRAEDVVASSGKISFRLVLPGGEWPVAISGAGRFNVQNALAAAAAAVALEIDGATIAKGLERFQTLRGRMELIRLDGDVLLLEDSYNANPLAVEAALTTLQELGGEGRRIAVLGDMLELGEDAPSLHREVGRAAARLVDRLVLLGPLGAEVGAGAREAGMPGDRVRVTASHGEAAVYLQGLLRPGDRILVKGSRGMQMEKISTALQEAVAARAMGHS
- the mraY gene encoding phospho-N-acetylmuramoyl-pentapeptide-transferase, which gives rise to MLYHFLYPLHTEFSVLYVFRFITFRAIYATITALLISFILGPWLIDKLSRLQIGQSIRKVGPESHFKKEGTPTMGGTLILFAIVLPTLLWADLGNTYVWVTLLVTVGFGAVGFVDDFRKVKSKSSDGLSARQKMFWLLLISLAAGLSLYVFPSFQTTLAVPFFKGVRPDLGIFYIPFAMLVIVGAGNAVNLTDGLDGLAIGPMIIATGTYLLFAYLAGNARLSEYLQISSVQGAGELAVLCGAMVGAGLGFLWFNTYPAQVFMGDVGSLSLGGALGTIAVITKQEIVLVIVGGIFVVEALSVIFQVVSFRLWGKRIFRMAPIHHHFELKGWPEPKIIVRFWIISIILALVGLSTLKLR